The Cloeon dipterum chromosome X, ieCloDipt1.1, whole genome shotgun sequence genome includes a window with the following:
- the LOC135946577 gene encoding uncharacterized protein LOC135946577 codes for MQMFQSHHLVCGLLVAAAFAFLAEAAAVPEQSSEWKIMSRVFDDCLGKEETINCLGLKAAAALQRAQRAANLELAPGVVITKQNVEGVRDGRALSEAELENSLPAEASERSGRVFDIVFDSAINFLKSHSLEVKLPASDIARSLETGRLKLKKHFLPLLLGGGLKFLVLPVALGVIAFMAIKALAIGKLALLIAASLGGTKLFSGFGGFLAPKTKTIEVVPHPVQSFSSSGAGGYSSGFSASNGWSRNIDAQQDAQKLAYGGQAPAAAQQ; via the exons ATGCAGATGTTCCAGAGCCACCACTTGGTGTGCGGCCTGCTGGTCGCCGCCGCCTTCGCCTTCCTCGCCGAGGCCGCTGCTGTGCCCGAGCAGTCCTCCGAGTGGAAAATCATGTCCAGAGTTTTCGACGACTGTCTCGGCAAGGAG GAGACGATAAACTGCCTTGGCTTGAAGGCCGCTGCCGCCCTTCAGCGTGCTCAGCGCGCCGCTAACCTGGAACTCGCCCCCGGAGTCGTGATCACCAAGCAGAACGTCGAGGGTGTGCGTGATGGACGTGCTCTCAGCGAAGCCGAACTCGAGAACTCCCTGCCCGCTGAGGCCAGCGAGCGTTCTGGACGTGTCTTCGACATTGTCTTCGATTCCGCCATCAACTTCCTCAAGAGCCACTCGCTCGAGGTCAAGCTGCCCGCCTCCGACATCGCCCGCTCCCTGGAAACCG gcCGTCTCAAGCTGAAGAAGCACTTCCTGCCCCTGCTGCTCGGCGGTGGACTTAAGTTCTTGGTTCTGCCCGTCGCCCTTGGAGTGATCGCCTTCATGGCCATCAAGGCTCTGGCTATCGGCAAGCTGGCCCTTCTGATCGCCGCCTCCCTTGGTGGCACTAAGCTGTTCAGCGGATTCGGCGGATTCCTCGCCCCCAAGACCAAGACCATCGAGGTTGTGCCTCACCCTGTGCAGTCCTTCTCCAGCTCCGGCGCCGGCGGCTACTCTTCCGGATTCAGCGCGTCCAACGGCTGGAGCCGCAACATCGACGCCCAGCAGGATGCCCAGAAGCTGGCCTACGGCGGACAGGCCCCTGCGGCCGCTCAGCAGTGA
- the LOC135947026 gene encoding uncharacterized protein LOC135947026 — translation MAATAAALVAAVAFVVVATVGAAGVDDHASLILQKALLKKCAHAYTASCLKMDLVSYVERVARQHTFQIMPSVSMVLHESEAEATGRSGGSESVESVMEAVAQDSDAAENRLDGLLVDRMSRYLDTHAISVRLFDEATLAKIRKVGQDVAEKYAHIAAQSGRGKDKKGGGALLMGLMMMKATLGALGFGAIAALAGKALMVGLLAMMLSAIVGLKSLASGGGKSVTYEIVSKPVYSHSHSHSSEHEHGGYSGGGGSSGGYGHRRSLDAHQMAFAGQH, via the exons ATGGCAGCCACAGCAGCAGCTCTCGTCGCGGCGGTGGCATTCGTTGTCGTCGCCACCGTCGGCGCCGCCGGCGTCGATGACCACGCCAGCCTGATCCTGCAGAAGGCGCTGCTGAAAAAGTGCGCCCACGCTTACACGGCTTCCTGTCTCAAGATGGACCTCGTCTCTTACGTGGAAAGAGTTGCCCGCCAACACACCTTTCAG ATAATGCCTAGCGTAAGCATGGTCCTGCATGAGTCCGAGGCCGAGGCAACCGGCCGCTCAGGTGGCTCCGAGTCCGTTGAGTCGGTGATGGAGGCTGTGGCCCAGGACTCAGATGCCGCCGAAAATAGGCTGGATGGCCTGCTGGTCGACCGCATGTCCCGCTACCTGGACACGCACGCCATTAGCGTCCGACTCTTCGACGAGGCCACCCTTGCCAAGATCAGGAAGGTGGGACAGGATGTTGCTGAAAAGTACGCCCACATCGCCGCACAGTCTG GCCGCGGCAAGGACAAGAAGGGCGGCGGCGCCCTGCTGATGGgcctgatgatgatgaaggcGACCCTGGGCGCCCTTGGCTTCGGAGCGATTGCCGCGCTGGCCGGAAAGGCGCTGATGGTCGGTCTGCTGGCCATGATGCTGTCCGCCATCGTGGGCCTCAAGTCGCTGGCGTCCGGCGGCGGAAAGTCTGTTACCTACGAGATCGTGTCCAAGCCCGTGTACTCGCACTCGCACAGCCACTCGTCCGAGCACGAGCACGGCGGCtacagcggcggcggcggcagcagcggtggATACGGACACAGGAGGAGCCTCGACGCCCATCAAATGGCTTTCGCAGGACAGCACTGA
- the LOC135945863 gene encoding uncharacterized protein LOC135945863 yields MLSDTCLVLCVLCLLAQGLADKSSYPDKCAGSCKHKINSQHRNSALEEISKDILRSVGEDLIARGIRTIDPILGLILALQLKVLLSMPLFVLAAGLIGLKSLAASLVSVFFSGASLLRTLMPATNGNGSNGRPAGASSRVAYEVRSPPQNELGPYVYPPSALGVITPAAARQPDVRIISAAANN; encoded by the exons ATGCTGAGCGACACCTGCTTGGTACTTTGTGTCTTGTGCCTGCTTGCTCAGGGCCTGGCAGACAAGAGCAGCTACCCAGATAAGTGCGCCGGAAGCTGCAAACACAAGATCAACTCGCAGCATCGAAA CTCTGCACTAGAAGAAATTTCCAAAGATATCCTGAGGTCCGTGGGTGAGGATTTGATCGCTAGAG GTATCCGCACAATCGACCCAATCCTAGGCCTGATCTTGGCCCTGCAGCTGAAGGTGCTTCTTTCGATGCCACTGTTCGTGCTGGCCGCCGGGCTGATCGGGCTCAAGTCGCTGGCCGCCAGCCTCGTGTCCGTCTTCTTCTCGGGGGCGTCACTGCTGCGCACGCTGATGCCGGCCACCAACGGCAACGGCAGCAACGGCCGCCCCGCAGGTGCCTCCAGTCGCGTCGCCTACGAGGTCAGGTCGCCCCCGCAGAACGAGCTGGGGCCCTACGTGTACCCACCTAGTGCACTGGGGGTAATCACCCCCGCAGCCGCCAGACAACCGGATGTCCGCATTATCAGCGCCGCGGCCAACAACTAA